From Agarivorans sp. Alg241-V36, one genomic window encodes:
- a CDS encoding GNAT family N-acetyltransferase, producing the protein MNQQLYLRKPERSDLEELSECYQNSEIFHRPWSYPPKNVRAYLEEEHRYLVCLQATGEIVGTFNISSIIRGHFQSAYLSYEVFHPHQARGYMRAGIRLVLKQAFEELNLHRLEANIQPGNKASIALVAKAGFVKEGLSKNYLNIGGKGWKDHERWAILNPKWRNE; encoded by the coding sequence GTGAACCAACAACTGTATTTAAGAAAACCCGAGCGCAGCGATTTAGAAGAGCTAAGCGAGTGCTATCAAAACAGCGAAATATTTCACCGCCCTTGGAGTTATCCGCCAAAAAACGTGCGCGCTTACTTAGAAGAAGAACACCGCTATTTGGTTTGCTTACAAGCAACTGGCGAGATAGTGGGTACCTTTAATATCTCGTCGATCATCCGAGGTCATTTTCAATCAGCCTACCTTAGTTACGAAGTTTTTCATCCCCACCAAGCCCGCGGTTATATGCGAGCAGGTATCCGCTTAGTATTGAAACAAGCCTTTGAAGAACTCAATCTACATCGCTTAGAAGCCAACATACAACCGGGCAATAAAGCCTCAATAGCCTTAGTGGCAAAAGCCGGATTTGTGAAAGAAGGGCTATCTAAAAACTACTTAAACATTGGTGGTAAAGGATGGAAAGACCACGAACGCTGGGCGATTTTAAACCCTAAATGGCGAAATGAGTAA
- a CDS encoding nitroreductase family protein — protein MELFKAIEQRRAIKQFDSNEQMSEGDFQKMMEAVLLSPTSYNIQHWRFVRVSNAEVREQISQAAWGQPQVTEASELLVLCADTQAWAKQPERYWQNVDAKVQGVLVDMLASFYHGKDQLQRDEAMRSCGMAAQTLMLAAKGLGYDTCPMIGFDAGQLAEVIKLPKDHVIGMMVAIGKAAKPAGVRGGQLAMHQVLMQNHFA, from the coding sequence ATGGAACTATTTAAAGCCATTGAGCAACGTCGCGCCATTAAACAATTTGATTCAAACGAGCAAATGAGTGAAGGAGATTTCCAGAAAATGATGGAAGCAGTGTTGTTATCGCCAACCTCTTACAACATTCAGCATTGGCGCTTTGTGAGGGTTAGCAATGCCGAGGTGCGCGAGCAAATTAGCCAAGCTGCTTGGGGGCAACCACAAGTGACCGAAGCTTCGGAGTTGTTGGTATTATGTGCCGACACTCAAGCCTGGGCCAAGCAACCAGAACGTTATTGGCAAAATGTAGACGCCAAAGTGCAAGGTGTATTGGTCGACATGTTAGCTAGTTTTTATCACGGTAAAGACCAGTTGCAACGTGATGAAGCAATGCGCTCGTGCGGTATGGCCGCACAAACCTTGATGCTAGCAGCCAAAGGTTTGGGTTACGACACCTGCCCAATGATAGGTTTTGACGCTGGCCAATTGGCTGAAGTAATTAAACTGCCTAAAGATCATGTGATTGGCATGATGGTCGCTATTGGTAAAGCGGCTAAACCAGCAGGTGTGCGCGGGGGACAATTAGCGATGCACCAAGTATTGATGCAAAACCACTTTGCTTAA